The following is a genomic window from Pseudopipra pipra isolate bDixPip1 chromosome 2, bDixPip1.hap1, whole genome shotgun sequence.
aagACAGAGAGGAGACACTTTATTGCTATCTACAAGTAGCTGATCAGGAGCTATAGAGAagctggagccaggctctgcttgTCTGCAAAGTGCAAGAGGTAGTTGACACAAGATAGAACATGGGAAATTCTGCCTAGATTGTAAGGATTTGATTTAGTTTTTTAAACCATGAGGGTGGCCAAAAACTGGCACAGGTTTCAGAGAGGTTCTAGAAACTGCATCtttggaggtgttcaagacTCAACTGGACATGGTCTAGAGGAAGCTGATCTGATTAGAACTTCTTAGAACAGTTACAGTTGGACTAGTTTGTATCTGGAGGttgtttcaaaaataatttttttgtaattctaAATTCACTAAGGTTgtgatttccatttttatttgtaaatgtaAACTAGGGACATAAAAGTGTCTTTGGGTTAATTTGGGTTAATTGTAGATTTGTTGTAACAGGTAGACATCtgccttgaaaatattttatttttgaagagaCTTCTTGAACTCTTCCAGAACATTCTACTCTCTCTATTTCCCTTCTTAAATGTACCACATTTCTGTTACCTGACTCCAGTATTGCATTCACTAAGAGCACaaattctgtgaagaatttcctTGAAGGAAGAGCGGCTTAAAATTATGATCATTAATCTTCCAGATTTGGAGACTTGTATGTGGAAGAACAGTATGTCTTGATTTGAAAGACACATTCTGTAGCAGTCTGCTCATTTACAACTTTAGAATATTTGAAAGAAGATATGGCAGCAGAAAATTTTCAGTAAGTTCCagttttgaatttctttttttttttttgacagaaactGTTTTCTATGCTGTTTAGAATCTTGTAGTCTTGTATGAATACTGCAGCTTTATTACTAACATTTTGTATAGAAATATATGTTAAAGGGTTTTAAGAATTATTTGGTTttcataaatttaaatttatattgaTAGTATCTTGCAGTCAGTGGATTATTCTAGTTACTGTTTGCAGGTTTATCAGTTGAAAGTTACCAAACCCATAGAATTTAATTTTGGAAACAAATTTAACTCTTCATTCTTCAATGTCTACACAAGTGGATTTGGAATTATGTTGTGTTAAAGATTGTATTTGTCTTGGTTGAACTGGTATAgtgattttcttatttttacttttatttagaGATACATTAAAACCTTATCTTTAATCTGTTGAATTGATTCAAATtaacctttttctttccagtcttTTTTACTGGGTGCTTGGATGCTCTCAGCTTTATTTGATCTTCTCCTTGTAGAAATCGCTCAGTATATATTTGGCATCACCATCAACAGCTTGCCTTCTGGTTTGTAAGTAGCTTCTAATGGATTGTTTATTTTAGATATATTTTCAAGGGATTGTTTTCTgatgattttaattaaaaaaactttCTTCATGTAACACTTCAAATTTAATCTTCTTTTGAACTGAAGTATAAAGGTTCTTGGCACAACTGTTATAAtttcaaacatttatttcttagtTATGATCTGCGGTTAATTTATAATTTATCCATATAATGATTAGTTTCCATTTTGTTAGTCCCATTTCCCCAGGCAGCATGATTGAAACACAGCTTGCAGTGTACAGATTGTTGCTGTATTTGTTCAGTCTGAATCGTTTGGTTTATTTCAATTCGTaaatctgaaaactgaaattgggttggtgctgattttttttcttaaatcagaAAGGCAACAGAACTGTAAGTCATGTCTTCTATGTTCACTTTTAAATGCATATACATTTCAAACTGGTATTTTGtatgtgtttaaaaaattgAATGCTAGAACATGTTACTGTATTTAGTGCTTGCAGCTGAAGTTCTTACAGCTTTAAGGTGTTTAGTGGTTCAGTTTCTTATAACCTATATTTGAGATTTCTGCACTTAATAAAAGATGTGCATGTTACAGTAGAACCACAGAGCTTGCAATGTTTTGTGGTTAAGTTTCTGGCAAGTGAGATCAGCCTCATATAGACTTGAGTTTCCATATGTTTTACACTCTGAGGTAATAATAAAAGCTCTTGGAGTgagatttttaatattaaacacCACATTagaccttttttatttctacttttccAGAGTGTCTGTTGAAAGTAGCTAAAGACTGATttgatgaggaagaaaaagcatgTGTTTGACATTTTAAAGATACACTTTTTTTAGTGTGTGAGTAGTCTAAAGGAGTTGAAAGCTTGAGTAGTTATTGCAGTTACTCATCGTGTTTGTTACCTTGAGTTTGTTGCTAGGACATAGACTGCTAGTGTGGCTGGACAAATTCCTGTGTTCGTATGTGTAAAAAGATACTTTGTGCAAAAGTAGGGTGTAATAAATATGCACATGAAATGTGCATAAGGAGGTAATGAACAGTTTAATTATTATACCCTTTGGTGGTATTTCTATGATTGTAGAATGTAGTCAGTTACAAGGAAATCTGCATcaaaaaagtttttaattaaatgaataTGCCTTCTCTTTAATGGTGATATTGATCTTGAGAGAATAAAGTTAATTTTAGAAGTGTGAGATATACAGTAGTTTCAGGagcatttcattttgcaaataaaaattaatatatacgTTGCATCATAATTCTTCAGTGTTGTGTATTTTATTATACTAATTGTCACTTTTTCACATCTGACAACGTTCACAGCCTTTTGAGATGACAAAAGCATTGGAAAGTTTTAACACTGACTAGGTTTTAGTTCATTTCAGATGAAACAAAAGATATTGAGCAAATACAGAGAGGTGCAATTATTATTCTGCCGCTCTTATTTTTACAGTGCAACAAATATATCTGTTACTTCTGGCCTAGAACATTATTATGTGTCAAAATGCAAGAATTCAGAAAAAGAATTGCTTGTTTACATTGTAAAAGTCCCCTgacattctttctctttttatatcATTTCACTGTTCATATTACTGAGTGATCTTACACTTCCAGTTCGCAAACTTTTCCTGCGCACACTTCGAAGGTAATTGCGATAAAGGATTACGCTGATGACTCTTGCCTGGAATTGTTTGGAAACAATATAGTACAGGATAACATCCAAACATGTACTGAGATTCATGAGAAAGGTAGTAAAGGCTGCCCAAGGATTGTAAGTTGTATTTTCATCTTGCAACATCAGGAAGGTGAAGCAAATGTGGAAGGGCACAAAACAGATGAGTACCTGAGCAATCAGAGTAACTATAATTCTTATGGATCTCTCCTTGGCCTTGGGCTTCAGTTTAGAAGTCTTGCCATGGATAAAATTGTAAATAATGATTAGGTAACACCCCATCATGATAAACAAGGggatcaaaaagaaaaaaatcaagcgAGAAAAGTTCAATGTATTTACTTCCTTTAAGTGGATGATATCAAGCATTTTCATGCAGGTGGTGAAATTCGAGGCTTTGTCTGGATCAGATCGCAAAAACAGCAATGGGGACGTTGTCGCGAGGGTCATTACCCAGATTCCAATGCAAGCCAGCACagctttttttgtattttttagtTCTTTGACATGTTTGGGCTGGACAATAGCCATAAATCTGTCTACGCTTATAAAAGTGAGCAACCACAGAGCAATGGCTGGATAAAATACAGTGAAAGCACCAATAATCCGACAGAATGTATCTCCAAAAGGCCATGTTTCTTTCCCATGGTAGATTATCcgaaaaggcaaggaaaatatgaaaagtaTGTCAAGTAATGCCACATTCATCATGTATACAGTTATAGTTGTTCTCTTCTTGGTAGTGCAGCTGAAAACCCATAGTGCAGTTGCATTCACCAACAATCCCACTGTGAATACAAAACTGTAGAAGACCAGTGATGCAATCCTATATTCTTCAGGGTGGTGATTTTCAGGCATCATAGTTTAATTAAACTTAGGAATAGTTGTTGCACTCCATAAATACCCTATAAGGAGATAAAATGTGGGGAGTTATTCTCAGTCAAATAAAAtctatctttaaaaacaaataggAAGATTGTTTTAGAATTGTGGTTAGTGATGAGACTGTATTTTTTAGCTGTGAAAACATGTTACCTTTGTTGCTTTTTCTGACTGCAAATACATTATTGTGCTTTGAGGGAAATACATGTACTGTCAGACTTGtgtgaaataatatttataagCACGTTTTAAtcaaatgttttaattattaaagGGATTTATTATTTAAGGAATCAAAAAGTCAAGATGGACACTTTGAGTGTACTTCAGTAGCTGATAATCAGATTGAAGCAGTTGTTTtctaaagcaaatatttcttgAAGTTGTCCCTGTTAAAACATTTTTGACTAAAACTAgttatgaaaagaaataagtGATCATGGCATGAAGTGACATTTGGATATGCAAAATGAAGTATCGACTTTGCTGTTTATCTGTGTAGGGACTACTTAGCTCCCAAAAGAACAGGTGCttgctgtttttcagaaaagacaCTAAAAAGCTGTCTTAGTAGCTACATAGCTTCTAATACAGTATTTAATCACAGGGCATCAGAACCACCCACCTAACATGTGGATAAGATGAATAGATTAGTAGACTTCCCGtttgaaaaagtaaaatgatgGAAAGCAGACTGCAGTCTCGATCTAGGCCATATGTGAGCAGTATGTGTTGGGGGCAGAAGTTGCTGGTTGATAGCTAGGTGCCCCAGACCACAGTTGTGTTGCTTCTCTCAGCTTGTCGGGTCATAGGAGTTGGACACCTGAAATGTCATTGTGCAGGCTCTGGTGATGAGAGCTGAAGGAGATTATCCCCTGGTTTGCTCTGGAGCCACTTGAGGATGGCAGACCTTACCTGGAGTTTGCATGGGTTCTTTGATTAACCTGCACTCTCTGCACTTTCCTGGCTCTTGCTGTGGTCGCAGTTTCATGACTTTGTGTTGGAGGGTTTGTCTTTCTTGGCCTTTAAAGCAGCCCTATGGCAGCTTtgtgaagaggaggaggaggaggaaagagttAGTTGTTTGTCTGATCTTCCTACTCGTGACAGTCAAGGAAGTTCTACAGTATTGGCTAGAAACCAAGACTGTTTTCTGTAGCAGAAGAGTGCATAGTTCCCGTGTGTTTTATCTCCAGAAGTGaagaatgcattaaaaaaagctttattgTTGCTGCTCATCTGGTTTATGCTTTCTCTGTGATGTTACCAAATACTTTTttaatgttacagaaatgcttAGGGGAT
Proteins encoded in this region:
- the GPR18 gene encoding N-arachidonyl glycine receptor is translated as MMPENHHPEEYRIASLVFYSFVFTVGLLVNATALWVFSCTTKKRTTITVYMMNVALLDILFIFSLPFRIIYHGKETWPFGDTFCRIIGAFTVFYPAIALWLLTFISVDRFMAIVQPKHVKELKNTKKAVLACIGIWVMTLATTSPLLFLRSDPDKASNFTTCMKMLDIIHLKEVNTLNFSRLIFFFLIPLFIMMGCYLIIIYNFIHGKTSKLKPKAKERSIRIIVTLIAQVLICFVPFHICFTFLMLQDENTTYNPWAAFTTFLMNLSTCLDVILYYIVSKQFQARVISVILYRNYLRSVRRKSLRTGSVRSLSNMNSEMI